The Fibrobacter sp. genome has a segment encoding these proteins:
- a CDS encoding AAA family ATPase, with the protein MIRELHIKNLALIEELSLEFEKGFSVFTGETGAGKSILVGAIGLLLGERASSEMIRSGFPEAEVSGIFELTEISKPLSSLLEDLSIDPEDNQLVIRRKISRNGPNRILVNQTPLPLSSLKKLGELIIDFHGQHEHQSLLNENTHLFIIDNLPGVAEILQE; encoded by the coding sequence ATGATTCGTGAACTGCACATTAAAAATCTGGCTCTCATCGAAGAACTTTCGCTGGAATTCGAAAAGGGCTTTTCAGTTTTTACAGGAGAAACTGGCGCGGGAAAATCTATCCTGGTCGGTGCAATCGGACTGCTGCTGGGTGAGCGGGCATCCTCAGAGATGATAAGAAGCGGGTTTCCGGAAGCAGAAGTCAGCGGTATTTTCGAGCTTACAGAGATAAGTAAACCTCTCTCATCGCTCCTGGAAGATCTTTCAATTGACCCTGAAGACAACCAGCTTGTCATCAGAAGAAAAATATCCAGAAACGGCCCAAACCGGATCCTTGTTAACCAGACTCCCCTGCCTCTGAGTTCACTTAAAAAGCTGGGAGAACTGATCATCGATTTTCACGGGCAGCATGAACATCAATCACTCCTCAATGAAAATACTCATCTTTTTATTATCGATAACCTGCCGGGTGTAGCAGAAATACTCCAGGAGT
- a CDS encoding NAD(+)/NADH kinase: protein MKKIESFGIVAFKKSQKVTDVLSRILLWSRENMIPVFFHPCIAGQISADAPISASEEEFLNQSEAVVSVGGDGTFLSVAHMCRFTEKPIIGLNVGGLGFLTDISPEDLGNTLLKIHRGEYNTMSRMVLEASVMRNGEQIQVFHALNDIFLNRINTPKITSISAWHGSDFITEFYADGIIVATPNGSTAYSLSAGGPIVEPYVKAFLLTPICPHSLTERPLILSSDKSIRLVVNDKNPDLLLSSDGLESIRLQNNDQIIVTYGGKSANLIQLTELSYFALLRRKLDWGRGYKNRNSCYDS from the coding sequence ATGAAAAAAATCGAATCATTCGGCATCGTCGCTTTTAAAAAGTCACAGAAGGTTACAGATGTCCTCTCAAGGATCCTTCTGTGGTCACGGGAGAATATGATTCCCGTGTTCTTCCATCCCTGCATTGCCGGACAGATTTCAGCAGATGCTCCAATATCCGCCTCTGAGGAAGAATTTCTCAACCAGAGCGAGGCTGTAGTGTCGGTTGGCGGAGATGGAACCTTTCTTTCTGTCGCACACATGTGCCGCTTTACTGAAAAGCCAATCATTGGTTTGAACGTGGGAGGACTGGGATTTCTCACAGACATCAGTCCTGAAGACCTGGGAAATACTTTACTGAAAATTCACAGGGGTGAATACAATACCATGAGCAGAATGGTGCTTGAAGCCTCTGTGATGCGGAATGGAGAACAGATTCAGGTTTTTCATGCACTCAATGACATTTTCTTGAACAGGATTAACACTCCGAAAATCACATCTATTTCTGCCTGGCACGGGAGCGACTTTATAACGGAGTTTTACGCCGATGGAATAATCGTTGCCACTCCCAATGGCTCCACGGCATATTCTCTCTCTGCCGGAGGACCCATCGTGGAACCCTATGTCAAGGCGTTCCTGCTGACTCCTATCTGTCCACACTCTCTAACCGAACGGCCTCTTATTCTCTCCTCTGATAAGAGCATCCGTCTGGTTGTAAATGACAAAAATCCCGACCTCCTGCTAAGCAGCGATGGTCTGGAATCGATCCGGCTGCAAAACAATGATCAGATCATTGTCACTTACGGTGGCAAGAGTGCAAATCTGATACAACTGACAGAACTCTCCTATTTTGCCTTACTTAGAAGAAAACTGGACTGGGGACGAGGATATAAAAACCGGAATTCCTGTTATGATTCGTGA
- a CDS encoding prephenate dehydrogenase/arogenate dehydrogenase family protein, giving the protein MTFMPEKVTIYSVGLLGGSLGLALKNSGFKGKITGLSSPSAIETAKRLGCIDEGFTYDSLQDVIKDTDLLFLCSPISVILETLNKLSTMELPEGLLITDVGSTKQKIMEAAAFLPPHVYFCGGHPMTGSEKSGPSVSDPYLFQNAIYVLSPPSGSSGYMEKSFAAFLEKYLGCRTLFLEPSVHDRIVATVSHVPHLLAVALVCLAETMEEKIPGTLTLAAGGFRDMTRVASAPYPMWHDIFLTNKAAIDPLLESLSNILADIRENLKQGSLKEYFDRSDRIRSSISPANKGFLRKLSEVLVHAKDQPGVIASISALLAEKSINIKDIEVLKVREGEGGTIRLAFDNSDIARDAIALLSQNGFSARERT; this is encoded by the coding sequence ATGACTTTTATGCCTGAAAAGGTAACCATTTACAGTGTCGGGTTGCTGGGAGGATCCTTGGGGTTGGCCCTTAAAAACTCCGGTTTCAAAGGCAAAATCACTGGTCTGTCATCTCCCTCTGCCATCGAAACCGCCAAACGCCTTGGGTGTATCGACGAAGGTTTTACTTATGATTCTCTTCAGGATGTCATCAAAGACACCGACCTTCTCTTTCTCTGCTCTCCAATCAGTGTAATTCTGGAAACACTGAACAAACTGAGCACTATGGAGCTTCCGGAAGGACTTCTGATAACTGATGTAGGAAGCACAAAGCAAAAGATCATGGAAGCCGCCGCTTTTTTACCTCCACATGTTTATTTCTGCGGCGGACACCCCATGACCGGTTCAGAGAAAAGTGGCCCATCCGTATCCGACCCCTATCTCTTTCAAAACGCAATTTATGTTCTATCTCCTCCATCTGGTTCAAGCGGATATATGGAAAAATCTTTCGCCGCTTTCCTTGAAAAGTATCTTGGATGCAGGACTCTTTTCCTCGAACCGTCCGTTCACGACAGAATAGTCGCTACAGTCAGCCATGTTCCTCATCTGCTGGCTGTCGCTCTTGTCTGTCTGGCAGAAACTATGGAGGAAAAAATTCCGGGGACACTTACTCTTGCTGCTGGTGGATTCCGCGACATGACCCGTGTAGCTTCAGCACCCTACCCCATGTGGCATGATATTTTTCTCACAAATAAAGCAGCTATCGATCCCCTGCTTGAATCTCTTTCAAACATTCTCGCTGATATAAGGGAGAATTTGAAACAGGGTTCCCTGAAGGAATACTTCGATCGTTCCGACAGGATCAGAAGCAGCATATCTCCTGCAAATAAGGGTTTCCTGAGGAAACTCAGCGAGGTTCTTGTGCATGCAAAGGACCAGCCCGGTGTCATTGCCAGTATCTCGGCGCTGCTTGCGGAAAAGAGTATAAACATAAAAGATATTGAGGTCTTGAAAGTACGTGAAGGTGAAGGTGGAACTATCCGCCTTGCCTTTGATAATTCAGATATTGCACGTGATGCAATTGCTTTGCTTTCGCAGAACGGTTTTTCTGCACGGGAAAGGACTTGA
- a CDS encoding chorismate mutase — protein MVLNHLDLMVVAARLEGFEETIILRLIDRAQFSADIGIYQPGNSGFSGEPLKSLFSIRLLHQETMDSCFGRFCAPEERPFNKDLPEPRRKVVLPDTGLHIQDFQKINLTAKILQDYLNLVPRICPAGDDGQWGSSVELDVYALQAIARRIHYGALYVAESKFRRDPEVYSRLIKEGNPSAILEKLTRKDVEDRIVSRVREKTVSIQTAVNPIVRKVIDPDIVVDFYRNSIIPITKEGEVLYLLNRREDY, from the coding sequence ATGGTTTTAAATCACCTCGATCTCATGGTAGTTGCAGCCCGTCTTGAGGGCTTCGAAGAGACAATAATCCTTCGATTAATTGACAGAGCGCAGTTCAGTGCCGATATTGGAATTTACCAGCCCGGAAACAGCGGATTTTCTGGAGAACCACTGAAAAGCCTCTTCAGTATCAGACTGTTGCATCAGGAAACTATGGATTCCTGTTTTGGGCGATTCTGTGCTCCTGAGGAGCGTCCATTCAACAAAGACCTTCCTGAACCAAGGCGTAAAGTAGTTTTGCCTGACACCGGACTTCACATCCAAGATTTCCAGAAGATCAATCTGACAGCAAAGATACTGCAGGATTATTTAAACCTTGTACCACGGATATGCCCCGCTGGAGATGACGGGCAGTGGGGATCGAGTGTCGAGCTTGATGTTTACGCATTACAGGCAATCGCCAGACGTATCCACTACGGAGCACTTTATGTTGCCGAAAGTAAATTCAGGAGAGATCCCGAGGTCTACAGCAGGCTGATAAAAGAAGGTAATCCCTCTGCAATTCTCGAAAAACTTACCCGGAAAGATGTTGAGGATCGTATTGTGAGCAGAGTACGGGAAAAGACAGTCTCTATTCAGACTGCTGTCAATCCCATTGTACGCAAGGTAATCGATCCTGATATTGTTGTGGATTTCTACCGCAATTCGATAATACCCATTACAAAAGAGGGTGAAGTGCTCTATCTTCTGAACAGGCGGGAGGATTACTGA